One genomic segment of Vulgatibacter sp. includes these proteins:
- the lipB gene encoding lipoyl(octanoyl) transferase LipB — translation MDRKLVVRHLGRVEYEDGLQLMQKLAKARDEGRAPDTLLLLEHPPVITKGRGAKPHNVLLTDEELKARGVDLHETDRGGDVTYHGPGQLVGYPILDLKPDRQDVRRYVRDIEETIIRTLAHYGVEAGRIPKWTGVWVGEESDPAAAKVAAIGVHIKRWITTHGFALNVIPDLTHFDMIVPCGITERGVTSLSRLQGRLVDPDEVAKVAAARMAEVLGWPLEERGFDLETIAVALLRPAAGEPEVLVLRRTEARGGFEQIVTGRIEAGETPAEAAARELTEETGRNAPLHDLRYVHAFGFGDEPLFIREHAFGAVVPPGTEVRLDPGEHAAAEWLPLSAALARLPFAGLRKAVERTAALPVLRR, via the coding sequence ATGGATCGGAAGCTGGTGGTGCGCCATCTCGGGCGCGTCGAGTACGAAGACGGCCTGCAGCTGATGCAGAAGCTGGCGAAGGCCCGCGACGAGGGCCGCGCTCCCGACACGCTCCTGCTCCTCGAGCATCCCCCGGTGATCACCAAGGGGCGCGGGGCCAAGCCCCACAACGTGCTCCTCACCGACGAGGAGCTCAAAGCCCGCGGCGTCGATCTCCACGAGACCGACCGGGGCGGCGACGTCACCTACCACGGCCCCGGGCAGCTGGTCGGCTACCCCATCCTCGATCTCAAGCCGGACCGGCAGGACGTGCGCCGCTACGTCCGCGACATCGAGGAGACGATCATCCGCACCCTCGCGCACTACGGCGTGGAGGCGGGGCGGATCCCGAAGTGGACCGGGGTGTGGGTCGGCGAGGAGAGCGACCCGGCGGCGGCGAAGGTCGCGGCGATCGGCGTGCACATCAAGCGCTGGATCACCACCCACGGCTTCGCCCTCAACGTGATCCCCGACCTCACCCACTTCGACATGATCGTCCCCTGCGGGATCACCGAGCGCGGCGTCACCTCGCTCTCCCGGCTGCAGGGCAGGCTCGTCGACCCCGACGAGGTGGCGAAGGTGGCAGCGGCCCGGATGGCCGAGGTCCTCGGCTGGCCGCTGGAGGAGCGGGGCTTCGATCTCGAGACGATCGCGGTGGCGCTGCTCCGGCCCGCAGCGGGGGAGCCCGAGGTGCTGGTGCTCCGCCGCACCGAGGCCCGCGGCGGCTTCGAGCAGATCGTCACCGGGCGGATCGAGGCGGGCGAGACGCCTGCCGAGGCTGCAGCCCGGGAGCTGACCGAGGAGACGGGGCGCAACGCTCCGCTCCACGACCTGCGCTACGTCCACGCCTTCGGCTTCGGCGACGAGCCCCTCTTCATCCGCGAGCACGCCTTCGGCGCGGTGGTGCCGCCGGGCACCGAGGTCCGCCTCGACCCGGGCGAGCACGCTGCCGCCGAATGGTTGCCGCTCTCCGCGGCCCTGGCCCGGCTGCCCTTCGCCGGCCTGCGCAAGGCGGTGGAGCGGACCGCGGCGCTTCCCGTGCTGCGGCGCTGA
- a CDS encoding rhodanese-like domain-containing protein, whose product MQVEQGGLAYTVFHPDEFRRRLAHNERFSIVDARSDGTYRNSGQTVAGAIRIAPEDLNRRKNEIPKGQTLVLVADVDVAESMALALLADGYTDVYLIEGGFDAYARAGGKTEPARV is encoded by the coding sequence ATGCAGGTTGAGCAGGGAGGCCTCGCCTATACGGTGTTCCACCCCGACGAGTTTCGTCGGCGCCTCGCGCACAACGAACGCTTCTCGATCGTGGATGCCCGGTCGGACGGCACCTACCGGAACAGCGGGCAGACGGTCGCCGGCGCGATCCGGATTGCGCCCGAGGACCTGAACCGGCGGAAGAACGAGATCCCGAAGGGGCAGACGCTGGTGCTGGTGGCGGACGTCGACGTCGCCGAGTCGATGGCGCTCGCGCTCCTCGCGGACGGCTACACCGACGTCTACCTGATCGAGGGCGGCTTCGACGCCTACGCCCGCGCCGGCGGGAAGACCGAGCCCGCGCGGGTTTAG
- a CDS encoding dihydrolipoamide acetyltransferase family protein has protein sequence MAKFEFKLPDIGEGVVEGEIVKWLVKAGDVITEDQALVEVMTDKATVTIPSPKAGQVLQTFGNEGDIAKVHESLVVIETEGGAAEAPAAAEAPKAEAPAAAPAMAAAATVSTENGKRVLATPVTRRIAREHGVDLATVAGTGPQGRVTKADVMGFVQGGAQNVAVQQAKAPVAPPAAPAIQSGAGDERIPVRGLRRKIAENLVRSKQTAPHYHFVEELDVSELVAFRERMNAKLAPKNGEKGGEKLSFLPFLVKAVIAALKKNKRVNAVMDEQANELVLRGEYNIGIAVATDNGLVVPVLRHADRLSMREIAREIVRLSDAARAGKLAQADIGGGTFTITSLGQTGGLFATPIINHPEVAIMGVHRMRKRPVVNDEGEIVVRDMMYLSWAFDHRNVDGAEGAKFAYDVIELVTDPEKLIAEMA, from the coding sequence ATGGCAAAATTCGAGTTCAAGCTCCCCGACATCGGCGAGGGCGTGGTCGAGGGTGAGATCGTCAAGTGGCTGGTCAAGGCCGGCGACGTGATCACCGAGGACCAGGCGCTGGTCGAGGTGATGACCGACAAGGCCACCGTCACCATCCCCAGCCCCAAGGCCGGCCAGGTCCTCCAGACCTTCGGCAACGAGGGGGACATCGCCAAGGTCCACGAGTCGCTGGTGGTGATCGAGACCGAGGGCGGCGCCGCCGAGGCTCCCGCCGCTGCCGAGGCGCCGAAGGCCGAGGCCCCCGCCGCCGCCCCCGCGATGGCTGCCGCCGCCACCGTCTCCACCGAGAACGGCAAGCGCGTGCTCGCCACCCCGGTGACCCGCCGCATCGCCCGCGAGCACGGCGTCGATCTCGCCACCGTCGCCGGCACCGGCCCCCAGGGCCGCGTCACCAAGGCCGACGTGATGGGCTTCGTCCAGGGCGGCGCGCAGAACGTCGCGGTGCAGCAGGCCAAGGCCCCGGTGGCTCCGCCCGCCGCCCCCGCGATCCAGAGCGGCGCCGGCGACGAGCGGATCCCGGTGCGCGGCCTGCGGCGCAAGATCGCCGAGAACCTGGTGCGCTCCAAGCAGACCGCGCCCCACTACCACTTCGTCGAGGAGCTCGACGTCTCCGAGCTGGTCGCCTTCCGCGAGCGGATGAACGCCAAGCTGGCCCCAAAGAACGGCGAGAAGGGCGGCGAGAAGCTCTCCTTCCTCCCCTTCCTCGTGAAGGCCGTGATCGCCGCGCTCAAGAAGAACAAGCGCGTCAACGCGGTGATGGACGAGCAGGCGAACGAGCTGGTGCTCCGCGGCGAGTACAACATCGGGATCGCGGTGGCCACGGACAACGGCCTCGTGGTGCCGGTGCTCCGCCACGCGGACCGCCTCTCGATGCGCGAGATCGCCCGCGAGATCGTGCGCCTCTCCGACGCGGCCCGGGCCGGCAAGCTCGCGCAGGCCGACATCGGCGGCGGCACCTTCACCATCACCTCCCTCGGCCAGACCGGCGGCCTCTTCGCCACCCCGATCATCAACCACCCCGAGGTGGCGATCATGGGCGTGCACCGGATGCGCAAGCGCCCGGTGGTCAATGACGAGGGTGAGATCGTGGTGCGCGACATGATGTACCTGTCGTGGGCCTTCGACCACCGCAACGTCGACGGCGCCGAGGGCGCGAAGTTCGCCTACGACGTCATCGAGCTGGTCACCGATCCCGAGAAGCTCATCGCGGAGATGGCGTAA
- a CDS encoding alpha-ketoacid dehydrogenase subunit beta, protein MPVLNLIQAVNDALRTEMRRDDRVVVLGEDVGKFGGVFRATAGLYEEFGENRVIDTPLAEGGIIGAAIGMAMYGMRPVPEIQFADFIFPGYDQIVNELAKLRYRSGGQYTAPMVIRTPYGGGIKGGLYHSQSPESLFIHHAGLKVVVPSNPYDAKGLLLSALRQEDPVLFLEPKRVYRAAKGEVPEEDYTVPLEKAALVREGSHCTVIAWGAELHEATIAVDEAKKSGIECDLLDLRTLWPLDIEAVITSVKKTGRVVVAHEAARTCGFGAEISSLIQERAFVWLEAPVKRVTGWDTPFPYTLDDAYLPRAPRILQGIREVVDFVA, encoded by the coding sequence ATGCCCGTCCTCAACCTGATCCAGGCAGTCAACGACGCCCTCCGCACCGAGATGCGCCGCGACGATCGCGTGGTGGTCCTCGGCGAGGACGTCGGCAAGTTCGGCGGCGTGTTCCGCGCCACCGCCGGCCTCTACGAGGAGTTCGGCGAGAACCGCGTCATCGACACGCCGCTCGCCGAGGGCGGGATCATCGGCGCCGCCATCGGCATGGCGATGTACGGCATGCGGCCGGTGCCGGAGATCCAGTTCGCGGACTTCATCTTCCCCGGCTACGACCAGATCGTGAACGAGCTGGCCAAGCTGCGCTACCGCTCCGGCGGCCAGTACACCGCGCCGATGGTGATCCGCACCCCCTACGGCGGCGGCATCAAGGGCGGCCTCTACCACTCGCAGTCGCCGGAATCGCTCTTCATCCACCACGCCGGCCTCAAGGTGGTGGTGCCTTCCAATCCCTACGACGCCAAGGGGCTGCTCCTCTCCGCGCTGCGGCAGGAGGATCCGGTCCTCTTCCTCGAGCCCAAGCGCGTCTACCGTGCCGCCAAGGGCGAGGTGCCGGAGGAGGACTACACCGTGCCGCTGGAGAAGGCGGCGCTGGTGCGCGAGGGCAGCCACTGCACCGTGATCGCCTGGGGCGCCGAGCTCCACGAGGCGACCATCGCGGTGGACGAGGCGAAGAAGAGCGGCATCGAGTGCGACCTGCTCGATCTGCGCACCCTGTGGCCGCTGGACATCGAGGCGGTGATCACCTCGGTGAAGAAGACCGGCCGCGTGGTCGTCGCCCACGAGGCGGCGCGCACCTGCGGCTTCGGCGCCGAGATCAGCTCGCTGATCCAGGAGCGCGCCTTCGTGTGGCTGGAGGCGCCGGTCAAGCGCGTCACCGGCTGGGACACGCCCTTCCCCTACACCCTCGACGACGCCTACCTGCCCCGCGCGCCCCGGATCCTCCAGGGGATCCGCGAGGTGGTGGACTTCGTCGCCTGA
- the lipA gene encoding lipoyl synthase — translation MGTPQPVATAAKPRAKKPEWLKVRLPSGPVYEKVKSTLHDLKLATVCEESRCPNIGECWGGGTATVMVMGDTCTRGCRFCNIDTSKTPLPLDPDEPRNLATAIAKLGLHYLVVTSVDRDDVADGGASHFAACITELLTRAPETLLEVLIPDFDGRDECIDLIGKANPAVIAHNVETVERLTPTVRDRRATYRQSLHVLDHVKKTFPHIHTKSSIMLGLGETEDELLQTFRDLREVGVSVLTLGQYLRPSDWHLEVKEFVTPERFAELQKKAEAMGFLYVASGPLVRSSYKAAELFMAGLLKQERTQKKVTSFGVPVES, via the coding sequence CTGGGAACGCCGCAGCCGGTAGCGACCGCGGCGAAGCCGCGCGCCAAGAAGCCCGAGTGGCTGAAGGTGCGCCTGCCGTCCGGTCCGGTCTACGAGAAGGTGAAGAGCACCCTCCACGACCTCAAGCTCGCCACCGTCTGCGAGGAGTCGCGCTGCCCCAACATCGGCGAATGCTGGGGCGGGGGCACCGCCACCGTGATGGTGATGGGTGATACCTGCACCCGCGGCTGCCGCTTCTGCAACATCGACACCTCGAAGACGCCGCTGCCGCTCGACCCCGACGAGCCGCGCAACCTCGCGACCGCCATCGCCAAGCTGGGCCTGCACTACCTCGTGGTCACCTCGGTGGACCGCGACGACGTGGCGGACGGCGGCGCCTCCCACTTCGCCGCCTGCATCACCGAGCTGCTCACCCGGGCGCCGGAGACGCTGCTCGAGGTGCTCATCCCCGACTTCGACGGCAGGGACGAGTGCATCGATCTCATCGGCAAGGCGAACCCGGCGGTCATCGCCCACAACGTCGAGACGGTGGAGCGCCTCACCCCCACCGTGCGCGATCGCCGGGCGACCTACCGCCAGTCGCTGCACGTGCTCGACCACGTCAAGAAGACGTTCCCGCACATCCACACCAAGTCGTCGATCATGCTCGGCCTCGGCGAGACCGAGGACGAGCTCCTCCAGACCTTCCGCGATCTGCGCGAGGTGGGCGTCTCGGTGCTCACCCTCGGCCAGTACCTGCGGCCGTCGGACTGGCACCTCGAGGTGAAGGAGTTCGTCACCCCGGAGCGCTTCGCCGAGCTGCAGAAGAAGGCCGAGGCGATGGGCTTCCTCTACGTCGCCTCCGGGCCGCTGGTCCGCTCCTCCTACAAGGCCGCCGAGCTCTTCATGGCAGGCCTGCTGAAGCAGGAGCGGACGCAGAAGAAGGTCACCAGCTTCGGCGTCCCCGTCGAGAGCTGA
- a CDS encoding thiamine pyrophosphate-dependent dehydrogenase E1 component subunit alpha: MVTRAAEAKKAVETSHKLDGAEALRLYRAMVRIRTVDERMMTLQRQGRIGFYGACTGQEAAFLAVAIALEPTDWIFPALRESAAMLLRGFPLVPYLAQVFGNSLDETKGRQMPSHPASRSVNQVSWGSCIGTQLPQAVGAAMAAKLRGDKAVMLAAMGDGATSSADFHTAMNFAGVWKVPVVFLCQNNHWAISVSSKGQTASESYAIKAMAYGMPGIKVDGNDPKAVYAAAKEAIERARSGGGPTLIECETYRMGAHSSSDDPTRYRDQAEVDAWAKRDPIERFHGELVAEGLWDEAKEKALREELLAEVNQAIATAEAAADPAVETLFDDVYANQPWNLVEQKNECLASLAAEKA; this comes from the coding sequence ATGGTCACGCGCGCGGCAGAGGCGAAGAAGGCGGTGGAGACGAGCCACAAGCTCGATGGCGCCGAAGCATTGCGCCTCTACCGCGCCATGGTGCGCATCCGCACCGTGGACGAGCGGATGATGACCCTGCAGCGGCAGGGGCGCATCGGCTTCTACGGTGCGTGCACCGGCCAGGAGGCGGCGTTCCTCGCGGTCGCCATCGCCCTCGAGCCCACCGACTGGATCTTCCCGGCGCTTCGCGAGTCGGCGGCGATGCTGCTCCGCGGCTTCCCGCTGGTTCCCTACCTGGCGCAGGTCTTCGGCAACTCGCTCGATGAGACCAAGGGCCGGCAGATGCCCTCGCACCCCGCGAGCCGCTCGGTGAACCAGGTGAGCTGGGGCAGCTGCATCGGCACCCAGCTGCCGCAGGCGGTGGGCGCGGCGATGGCCGCCAAGCTCCGTGGCGACAAGGCGGTGATGCTCGCCGCCATGGGCGACGGCGCCACCTCGTCTGCCGACTTCCACACCGCGATGAACTTCGCCGGCGTGTGGAAGGTGCCGGTGGTCTTCCTCTGCCAGAACAACCACTGGGCGATCTCGGTGAGCTCGAAGGGGCAGACCGCCTCGGAGAGCTACGCGATCAAGGCGATGGCCTACGGCATGCCGGGGATCAAGGTCGACGGCAACGATCCGAAGGCGGTCTACGCAGCGGCGAAGGAGGCGATCGAGCGCGCGAGGAGCGGCGGCGGCCCGACGCTGATCGAGTGCGAGACCTACCGGATGGGCGCGCACTCCTCGAGCGACGATCCGACCCGCTACCGCGATCAGGCCGAGGTCGACGCCTGGGCGAAGCGCGATCCGATCGAGCGCTTCCACGGCGAGCTCGTCGCCGAGGGCTTGTGGGACGAGGCGAAGGAGAAGGCGCTCCGCGAGGAGCTGCTCGCCGAGGTGAACCAGGCGATCGCCACCGCCGAGGCCGCTGCCGATCCCGCGGTGGAGACGCTCTTCGACGACGTCTACGCGAACCAGCCGTGGAATCTCGTGGAGCAGAAGAACGAATGCCTCGCCTCGCTCGCTGCGGAGAAGGCTTGA
- a CDS encoding MerR family transcriptional regulator, which translates to MADSSSTQATGATLSTGDLARRTGTTLRTVRFYEEAGMLKPSAVGKGGRRLYTERDLEKLALITDLRELDLSLEEIKGLLRMREGCHDAPQLVERFGSALSVQLERTQRRLAALQRLGAEFAAALQVLGGCRACATPLEVHACSRCDVMAREETPRIIKVVVGDSQGEGGERS; encoded by the coding sequence TTGGCTGATTCGAGCTCCACGCAGGCCACCGGCGCCACGCTGAGCACGGGCGATCTCGCCCGGCGCACCGGGACCACCTTGCGCACCGTCCGCTTCTACGAGGAGGCGGGGATGCTCAAGCCGTCCGCAGTGGGCAAGGGCGGCAGGCGCCTCTACACCGAGCGCGATCTCGAGAAGCTGGCCCTGATCACCGATCTGCGCGAGCTCGACCTCTCGCTGGAGGAGATCAAGGGGCTGCTCCGGATGCGCGAGGGCTGCCACGACGCCCCGCAGCTCGTCGAGCGTTTCGGCAGCGCCCTCTCCGTGCAGCTCGAGCGGACGCAGCGCAGGCTGGCTGCCCTGCAGCGGCTCGGGGCGGAGTTCGCCGCGGCGCTCCAGGTGCTCGGCGGTTGCCGCGCCTGCGCCACGCCGCTCGAGGTCCACGCCTGCTCTCGCTGCGACGTGATGGCCCGGGAGGAGACGCCCCGGATCATCAAGGTCGTGGTCGGCGACAGCCAGGGCGAAGGCGGCGAGCGCTCGTAG
- the glp gene encoding gephyrin-like molybdotransferase Glp encodes MISWEEAVERIGEELQPLGTERVALLDAIGRALGETVTLPCDLPAWDNSAMDGYALRAADAGPAPSTLPVAGERWAGSAPGAPIAPGTAVRIFTGAPLPPGADAIVKQEETTREGDRVTLHVEPRRGDFVRPAGEDGAAGTVALAPGHELLPPEIGRLAALGRSHVAVHLRPRVGILASGDELLAPDEPMREGGIRESNAFALAAAAIEAGALPVILGIARDRAGEAERLLAAAAISCDAVVTCGGASVGERDLLKDALRGIGAEERFWRVAIKPGKPFGFYRLPGGKPVFLLPGKPASASVTFEIFVRPGLRRLAGLQGHGRPEVELPLAAPARKSADLALWVRGNLQGGRFVASPHQSSGLTRSLVGQRALATLPVGPASLEAGHPVLVRLLGGAPARS; translated from the coding sequence ATGATTTCCTGGGAAGAGGCGGTCGAAAGGATCGGAGAGGAACTGCAGCCGCTCGGCACCGAGCGGGTCGCGCTTCTCGACGCGATCGGCAGGGCATTGGGCGAAACCGTCACCCTCCCCTGCGATCTTCCGGCCTGGGACAACAGCGCCATGGACGGCTACGCCCTGCGCGCCGCCGACGCAGGCCCCGCTCCCTCCACCCTCCCCGTCGCCGGCGAACGCTGGGCCGGCTCGGCGCCCGGCGCGCCGATCGCCCCCGGCACCGCGGTGCGGATCTTCACCGGCGCCCCGCTGCCCCCCGGCGCGGACGCGATCGTCAAGCAGGAGGAGACCACCCGCGAAGGCGATCGGGTCACGCTGCACGTGGAGCCGAGGCGCGGCGACTTCGTCCGCCCCGCAGGCGAGGACGGCGCCGCAGGCACGGTGGCCCTCGCCCCGGGCCACGAGCTGCTCCCGCCGGAGATCGGCAGGCTCGCGGCCCTCGGCCGCAGCCACGTCGCCGTGCACCTGCGCCCCCGCGTCGGCATCCTCGCCAGCGGCGACGAGCTCCTCGCGCCGGACGAGCCGATGCGCGAGGGCGGGATCCGCGAGAGCAACGCCTTCGCCCTCGCAGCCGCCGCGATCGAAGCGGGGGCCCTGCCGGTGATCCTCGGCATCGCCCGCGACCGCGCAGGCGAAGCGGAGCGGCTCCTCGCCGCTGCGGCCATCTCCTGCGACGCAGTCGTCACCTGCGGCGGCGCGTCGGTGGGCGAGCGCGATCTGCTCAAGGACGCCTTGCGGGGGATCGGCGCGGAGGAACGCTTCTGGCGGGTGGCGATCAAACCGGGAAAGCCCTTCGGCTTCTACCGGCTCCCGGGCGGCAAGCCGGTCTTCCTCCTGCCCGGAAAACCGGCCTCCGCCTCGGTGACCTTCGAGATCTTCGTACGCCCCGGCCTGCGCCGCCTCGCGGGGTTGCAGGGCCACGGCAGGCCGGAGGTGGAGCTGCCCCTGGCTGCGCCCGCCCGCAAATCCGCAGACCTTGCACTGTGGGTGAGAGGCAACCTGCAGGGCGGGCGATTCGTCGCTTCGCCCCACCAATCGAGCGGCCTCACGCGCTCCCTGGTCGGGCAGCGGGCGCTCGCCACGCTGCCGGTGGGCCCCGCCTCTCTCGAGGCGGGACACCCGGTGCTGGTGCGCCTTCTCGGCGGGGCCCCAGCACGCTCCTGA